The following coding sequences lie in one Phragmites australis chromosome 8, lpPhrAust1.1, whole genome shotgun sequence genomic window:
- the LOC133927170 gene encoding diphthamide biosynthesis protein 3-like — protein MSAYDEVEIEDMEWNAELGAYTYPCPCGDLFQITLADLRLGEEIARCPSCSLFLTVVYNAEDFADAKEPPHKPSPRPVAVA, from the coding sequence ATGTCGGCGTACGACGAAGTGGAGATCGAGGACATGGAGTGGAACGCGGAGCTGGGAGCGTACACGTACCCGTGCCCCTGCGGCGACCTCTTCCAGATCACGCTCGCCGACCTCCGCCTCGGGGAGGAGATCGCGCGCTGCCCCTCGTGCTCCCTCTTCCTCACCGTCGTCTACAACGCCGAGGACTTCGCCGATGCCAAGGAGCCGCCGCACAAGCCGTCCCCGCGCCCTGTCGCCGTCGCCTGA